In one window of Corallococcus macrosporus DNA:
- a CDS encoding endo alpha-1,4 polygalactosaminidase, which yields MLKRIAWLSSCLALLATGCLPLEAEDAREPEVQQQSLTGSEVIDFASASTLTHTDASGKSGGMAVLKANSANCTVGAYADCYAQYIEFSPSYTGYLTFKLSSLTQAAPTPAQVTQLQVLTKYQGPGVAASYYQWQLYRFTTSSWVNVANSQGRGDWVWTPALTLNLPTPEVAANFVSSTGDIRVRLVKGAGTDAAQLDSLRLQVSWDIPTTCTAETDAAFCSRLGTNCGQVSGTDNCGQARTVASCGTCQSPATCGGGGTPNVCGQGSACTVPAFPRGTTWMWDLEHNAIPTNLNAQVYVVDLFNTPSAKIQEYKTAGKKVVCYFSAGTYEDWREDANQFPQDTYCTPGENCAQSVHILGDWCTSGGGCEWWLDHRKQAVRTVMTSRMQLARTKGCDAVEPDNVDAYSHDDEISCTDQACWGLTAANQLDYNRWLATTAHSLCLGIALKNDVDQVASLADSFDFAINEECQKYNECGAYKTWFTNKNKAVFNAEYRVDSGGDTTPWTNCTGTGATCACGEANFVQGDLRTLVFSTASVRYDNIQFACW from the coding sequence ATGCTGAAACGGATTGCGTGGCTGTCGTCGTGTCTTGCCTTGCTTGCCACGGGATGCCTGCCATTGGAGGCGGAGGACGCTCGGGAGCCGGAAGTCCAGCAGCAATCCCTGACGGGCTCGGAGGTCATCGACTTCGCCTCCGCGAGCACGCTGACCCACACGGATGCGTCCGGCAAGAGCGGCGGCATGGCCGTGCTCAAGGCGAACAGCGCGAACTGCACGGTGGGCGCGTACGCGGACTGCTATGCGCAGTACATCGAGTTCAGCCCCAGCTACACGGGCTACCTGACCTTCAAGCTCTCCAGCCTCACCCAGGCCGCGCCCACGCCCGCGCAGGTCACCCAGCTCCAGGTGCTCACGAAGTACCAGGGCCCCGGGGTGGCCGCGTCCTACTACCAGTGGCAGCTCTACCGGTTCACGACCTCCAGCTGGGTCAACGTCGCCAACTCGCAGGGGCGCGGTGACTGGGTGTGGACCCCGGCCCTGACGCTCAACCTGCCCACCCCGGAGGTGGCCGCGAACTTCGTCTCCAGCACCGGTGACATCCGCGTGCGCCTCGTCAAGGGCGCGGGCACGGACGCGGCGCAGCTCGACAGCCTCCGGCTCCAGGTGTCCTGGGACATCCCCACGACGTGCACCGCCGAAACCGACGCGGCCTTCTGCTCGCGGCTGGGCACGAACTGCGGCCAGGTGAGCGGCACCGACAACTGCGGCCAGGCGCGCACGGTCGCAAGCTGCGGCACCTGCCAGAGCCCGGCGACGTGTGGCGGCGGCGGCACCCCGAACGTCTGCGGCCAGGGCTCGGCCTGCACGGTGCCGGCGTTTCCCCGGGGCACCACCTGGATGTGGGACCTGGAGCACAACGCCATTCCCACGAACCTCAACGCGCAGGTCTACGTCGTGGACCTCTTCAACACCCCGAGCGCGAAGATCCAGGAGTACAAGACCGCCGGGAAGAAGGTCGTCTGCTACTTCAGCGCCGGCACCTACGAGGACTGGCGGGAGGACGCGAACCAGTTCCCGCAGGACACGTACTGCACGCCCGGGGAGAACTGCGCCCAGTCCGTCCACATCCTGGGGGACTGGTGCACGAGCGGCGGTGGCTGTGAGTGGTGGTTGGATCACCGCAAGCAGGCGGTGCGGACGGTGATGACGTCACGCATGCAGCTGGCGCGCACCAAGGGCTGCGACGCCGTGGAGCCGGACAACGTCGACGCCTACTCGCACGACGATGAGATCAGCTGCACCGACCAGGCCTGCTGGGGCCTCACGGCGGCGAACCAGCTGGACTACAACCGCTGGCTGGCCACCACCGCCCACTCCCTGTGCCTGGGCATCGCGCTCAAGAACGACGTGGACCAGGTCGCCTCGCTCGCGGACTCCTTCGACTTCGCCATCAACGAGGAGTGCCAGAAGTACAACGAGTGCGGCGCCTACAAGACCTGGTTCACGAACAAGAACAAGGCGGTCTTCAACGCCGAGTACCGCGTGGACTCCGGAGGAGACACGACCCCCTGGACGAACTGCACCGGGACGGGCGCGACCTGCGCCTGCGGTGAGGCCAACTTCGTCCAGGGCGACCTGCGCACGCTCGTCTTCAGCACCGCGTCCGTCCGCTACGACAACATCCAGTTCGCCTGCTGGTAG
- a CDS encoding endonuclease/exonuclease/phosphatase family protein produces MFKLVSSAVVSLLLSLGLLPSTAPVQTGALAVTTTTVATHNTHYGEATFRPLADVIGWQEVSTAEGHSKLDAMEYYNHFRPGENRLDARNSIAISWRKNKYEKTGDGSRLTHGGEAGVTPARFVNWVVLKNIETGAKLAFINTHYISGAWNGEHPERQERWRTHNAVVREVVAELLGRGLPVVLVGDFNRALSQDIPGMNHLRTAGVDGVPIDQIYVKVGIGTGPAERLEKYGSDHFAYTATVQY; encoded by the coding sequence ATGTTCAAGCTCGTATCCTCAGCCGTCGTCAGTCTGCTGCTCTCCCTGGGGCTGCTGCCCTCCACCGCTCCGGTCCAGACCGGGGCGCTCGCCGTCACGACGACCACGGTCGCGACGCACAACACGCATTACGGAGAGGCGACCTTCCGGCCGCTCGCGGACGTCATCGGCTGGCAGGAGGTGAGCACCGCGGAGGGGCACTCCAAGCTGGATGCGATGGAGTACTACAACCACTTCCGGCCGGGTGAGAACCGGCTGGACGCGCGCAACTCCATCGCCATCTCCTGGCGCAAGAACAAGTACGAGAAGACCGGTGACGGGTCCCGCCTCACGCACGGCGGCGAGGCCGGGGTGACGCCGGCTCGCTTCGTGAACTGGGTCGTGCTGAAGAACATCGAGACCGGCGCGAAGCTGGCGTTCATCAACACCCACTACATCTCTGGTGCCTGGAACGGCGAACACCCCGAGCGTCAGGAGCGCTGGCGGACGCACAACGCGGTGGTGCGCGAGGTGGTGGCGGAGCTGCTCGGCCGGGGACTGCCCGTCGTGCTGGTGGGTGACTTCAACCGCGCCCTGTCGCAGGACATCCCCGGGATGAACCACCTGCGCACGGCCGGTGTGGACGGCGTGCCCATCGATCAGATCTACGTCAAGGTGGGCATCGGCACCGGGCCCGCCGAGCGGCTGGAGAAGTACGGCTCCGACCACTTCGCCTATACGGCGACGGTCCAGTACTGA
- a CDS encoding bestrophin family ion channel → MIVRPRPGFLKLLFVVRGTILPRVLPHVLGVAALASLVVLTLKQGYLRLPVTSPAPLSLLGIALSIFLGFRNNACYDRWWEGRKQWGALIIEVRAFAHAAIALLDDGRAELPIAGREAARRLVHRTIAFPYALAAHLRGHDAGEVIGGHVSEPERSRILSSGNRPNALLREHQVELARLLREGRLTDITWGALNERVHAMMSVFTACERIRLTPLPFAYTVLLHRTAYLFCLILPFGLAESMGWFTPVLSAMIAYTFFGLDLLSEELEEPFGQAPNDLPLLAMARTAEINLLEALGEPQPEPLRPKDFILP, encoded by the coding sequence GTGATCGTTCGTCCCCGTCCTGGCTTCCTCAAGCTGCTGTTCGTCGTGCGCGGCACCATCCTGCCGCGCGTCCTGCCTCACGTGCTGGGGGTCGCGGCGCTCGCGTCGCTCGTCGTCCTGACGCTCAAGCAGGGGTACCTGCGGCTCCCCGTGACGTCGCCAGCGCCCCTGTCGCTGCTGGGCATCGCGCTCTCCATCTTCCTCGGGTTCCGCAACAACGCCTGCTACGACCGGTGGTGGGAGGGCCGCAAGCAGTGGGGCGCGCTCATCATCGAAGTGCGCGCCTTCGCCCACGCGGCCATCGCGCTGCTGGACGACGGGCGCGCCGAGCTGCCCATCGCGGGACGGGAGGCGGCCCGGCGGCTGGTGCATCGGACCATCGCCTTTCCCTACGCCCTTGCCGCGCACCTCCGGGGACACGACGCGGGAGAGGTCATTGGCGGCCATGTCTCCGAGCCCGAGCGCTCCCGCATCCTGAGCAGCGGCAACCGCCCGAACGCGCTGCTGCGTGAGCACCAGGTGGAGCTGGCCCGCCTGCTGCGCGAGGGCCGGCTCACCGACATCACCTGGGGCGCCCTGAACGAACGGGTGCACGCCATGATGAGCGTCTTCACCGCCTGCGAGCGGATCCGCCTCACGCCCCTGCCCTTCGCGTACACGGTCCTCCTGCACCGCACCGCCTACCTCTTCTGTCTCATCCTTCCCTTCGGCCTCGCGGAGTCCATGGGTTGGTTCACGCCCGTGCTCTCGGCGATGATTGCCTACACCTTCTTCGGCCTGGACCTGCTGAGCGAGGAGCTGGAGGAGCCCTTCGGGCAGGCGCCCAACGACCTCCCCCTGCTCGCGATGGCCCGCACAGCGGAGATCAACCTGCTGGAGGCGCTGGGAGAGCCCCAGCCCGAGCCGCTGCGCCCCAAGGACTTCATCCTCCCTTAG
- a CDS encoding DUF4476 domain-containing protein, with translation MNRIARAVLVSSLFASSASFAQDAEFNMQVDVDDADMPNARIKMKTTTNVDGEETTTVKVRGGGTKMDVRVTGGMTGGTVESESRTETRTETRGFSRSQPREEVREEPRAERPMHSEPAFRDCGVASDEGCTTRRDGQLPMDASTWRGFYQSLKSENNELVRQEKAEKMLKRVYLTAAQFGMVLDLFNNEITRLEVAKVTAPHVVDPQHALGFSSKWRNSISGSEYTDIITE, from the coding sequence ATGAACCGCATCGCCCGCGCCGTGCTCGTCTCGTCCCTGTTTGCTTCCTCCGCCAGCTTCGCGCAGGACGCGGAGTTCAACATGCAGGTGGACGTCGACGACGCGGACATGCCCAACGCCCGCATCAAGATGAAGACGACGACGAACGTGGACGGCGAGGAGACCACCACCGTGAAGGTGCGCGGCGGCGGCACCAAGATGGATGTCCGCGTGACGGGCGGCATGACGGGTGGAACGGTGGAGTCGGAGAGCCGGACGGAGACCCGGACCGAGACCCGCGGGTTCAGCCGGTCTCAGCCCCGTGAGGAGGTCCGTGAGGAGCCCCGCGCGGAGCGGCCGATGCACTCCGAGCCCGCGTTCCGCGACTGTGGCGTGGCCTCGGACGAGGGCTGCACGACGCGGCGGGACGGACAGCTCCCGATGGACGCCTCCACGTGGCGCGGCTTCTACCAGTCGCTCAAGAGCGAGAACAACGAGCTCGTCCGCCAGGAGAAGGCGGAGAAGATGCTCAAGCGCGTCTACCTGACCGCGGCGCAGTTCGGCATGGTGCTGGACCTGTTCAACAATGAGATCACCCGCCTGGAGGTGGCGAAGGTCACCGCGCCCCACGTGGTGGATCCGCAGCACGCGCTGGGCTTCTCCTCCAAGTGGCGCAACTCCATCAGCGGCAGCGAGTACACCGACATCATCACCGAGTAG
- a CDS encoding serine hydrolase domain-containing protein has translation MSVHSLAAVVLASILVGCAGTPANPRNAVDSLFRDYDGPDRPGASVVVIHDGQVVLRRAYGLASLEKREPATPDSNYRLASLSKQFTATAILLLVQEGRLRLDDRVADVLPGFPPALREVCIQHLLQHTSGLWDYEDFVPATQPVQVKDRDVLALVSRVDRTYFPPGTAVRYSNSGYAVLALVVEQVSGVPFARFLHERVFVPGGMRSTVAHEEGVSQVSRRAYGYAPGPGGFVPRDQSPTSAVLGDGGIYASVVDLVAWDRALDTDALLRTETRKQAWTPPVLPDGTSSRYGFGWFVDDDGGRRRLSHHGETCGFTNAIVKYPEQRLTVIVLTNRAGGAPWTLAQGVADLWLDRPANRPWPFETLPNAH, from the coding sequence ATGTCTGTCCATTCACTCGCCGCCGTCGTCCTCGCCTCCATCCTCGTCGGGTGTGCGGGCACCCCCGCGAACCCCCGGAACGCGGTGGACTCCCTCTTCCGCGACTACGACGGCCCGGATCGCCCCGGAGCCAGCGTCGTCGTCATCCACGACGGGCAGGTCGTGCTCCGCCGGGCATATGGCCTGGCAAGCCTGGAGAAGCGCGAGCCCGCCACGCCCGACAGCAACTACCGGCTCGCCTCGCTCTCCAAGCAGTTCACGGCCACGGCCATCCTGCTGCTGGTCCAGGAGGGCCGGCTCCGCCTGGATGACCGCGTGGCGGACGTGCTCCCCGGCTTCCCGCCCGCCCTGCGGGAGGTCTGCATCCAGCACCTGCTCCAGCACACCTCGGGCCTCTGGGACTACGAGGACTTCGTCCCGGCCACGCAGCCGGTGCAGGTGAAGGACCGGGACGTGCTGGCCCTGGTCTCCCGCGTGGACCGCACGTACTTCCCGCCCGGAACGGCGGTGCGCTACAGCAACTCCGGCTACGCGGTGCTCGCGCTCGTCGTGGAGCAGGTGAGCGGAGTGCCGTTCGCGCGGTTCCTGCACGAGCGCGTCTTCGTCCCGGGCGGCATGCGCTCGACCGTGGCGCACGAGGAAGGCGTCTCCCAGGTGTCCCGCCGTGCGTATGGGTACGCCCCGGGTCCGGGCGGCTTCGTCCCCAGGGACCAGAGCCCCACCAGTGCCGTGCTGGGGGATGGCGGCATCTACGCGTCCGTGGTGGACCTGGTGGCGTGGGACCGGGCGCTGGATACGGATGCGCTGCTCCGCACGGAGACGCGGAAGCAGGCCTGGACGCCGCCGGTGCTTCCGGATGGAACCTCCTCGCGCTACGGCTTCGGCTGGTTCGTCGACGACGACGGAGGGCGGCGGCGGCTGTCACATCACGGTGAGACGTGTGGCTTCACCAACGCCATCGTGAAGTATCCAGAGCAACGCCTCACGGTCATCGTCCTGACAAACCGCGCGGGCGGAGCTCCGTGGACGCTGGCCCAGGGCGTGGCGGACCTGTGGCTGGACCGGCCCGCGAACCGTCCCTGGCCGTTCGAGACCCTGCCCAACGCGCACTGA
- a CDS encoding nucleotidyl transferase AbiEii/AbiGii toxin family protein, which produces MSGPTNPVKPPPHLPAGYERDDNRPDVFDPALKQHSAAFIKGPPRFTDPTEAARFREARARLLRRCLAGIGRQPVGAHVVARGSVVLALWYGEQARPAKDIDLVLTPATVKPDSSEGLRLMAELTRAVTDALHLEGIHLDPAAIPVDGIWTYERAEGRRLTFPWSWEGRVRDSVQVDIVFNEQLLSSPLQHMVEGVPVQVATPEESLAWKLLWLRNDMWPQGKDLYDAVLLAENTRVPPGFLRRVFDAKQDPWIEPINAEAFDFAGKMDWPNFVREHPTFAGATLEEFQARLMRALQQGI; this is translated from the coding sequence ATGAGCGGCCCCACGAATCCCGTCAAGCCACCGCCGCATCTTCCCGCGGGCTATGAGAGGGACGACAACCGGCCGGACGTGTTCGACCCGGCGCTCAAGCAACACAGCGCCGCCTTCATCAAGGGCCCACCCCGGTTCACGGATCCGACGGAGGCGGCCCGCTTCCGGGAGGCACGCGCCCGGCTTCTCCGGCGGTGCCTCGCGGGCATTGGCCGCCAGCCGGTGGGAGCGCACGTCGTCGCGCGTGGCAGCGTGGTCCTCGCGCTCTGGTACGGCGAGCAGGCCCGTCCGGCCAAGGACATCGACCTCGTCTTGACGCCCGCGACCGTGAAGCCGGATTCGAGCGAGGGACTGCGGCTCATGGCGGAGCTGACCCGGGCCGTCACGGACGCGCTGCACCTGGAAGGCATCCACCTGGATCCAGCGGCCATCCCGGTGGACGGCATCTGGACCTACGAGCGAGCCGAGGGCCGCCGGCTCACGTTTCCGTGGAGCTGGGAGGGACGCGTTCGCGATTCGGTCCAGGTCGACATCGTGTTCAACGAGCAACTGCTCTCGTCTCCGCTCCAGCACATGGTGGAGGGAGTGCCGGTCCAGGTCGCCACGCCCGAGGAGTCCCTGGCGTGGAAGCTCCTCTGGCTCAGAAATGACATGTGGCCCCAGGGCAAGGACCTCTACGACGCGGTCCTGCTCGCCGAGAACACCCGCGTGCCCCCGGGATTTCTTCGGCGCGTGTTCGATGCGAAGCAGGACCCGTGGATCGAGCCCATCAACGCGGAAGCATTCGATTTCGCGGGCAAGATGGACTGGCCCAACTTCGTGCGCGAGCACCCCACGTTCGCGGGAGCGACGCTCGAGGAGTTCCAGGCACGATTGATGCGGGCGCTCCAGCAAGGCATCTAA